One Mercurialis annua linkage group LG3, ddMerAnnu1.2, whole genome shotgun sequence DNA window includes the following coding sequences:
- the LOC126674367 gene encoding plasma membrane-associated cation-binding protein 1: protein MGYWKSKVLPTINKVFKKESTAKKAAAAEACKSFDESKEEINKVFEDNKTDLQPKVLEIYEASAVELKSLVKDPKDAGLKKHSALVQKFLDELATIEFPGSKTVSEASTKFGAAYVSAPIFFIFEKVSTFLPVEEEKPKEAAGEETTTTEKEIVVEKPAEAPVSVEATPAEPPAKAAEEAVVPPPPATKVEEAAEPPKA from the exons atgggGTATTGGAAATCAAAGGTTCTTCCAACAATCAACAAGGTTTTCAAGAAGGAGAGCACAGCCAAGAAAGCTGCTGCAGCTGAAGCTTGCAAATCCTTTGATGAGTCTAAG GAAGAAATAAACAAGGTGTTTGAAGATAACAAGACTGATCTCCAGCCTAAGGTTTTAGAAATCTATGAAGCTTCTGCAGTTGAACTCAAG AGTTTAGTGAAGGATCCTAAAGATGCAGGATTAAAGAAACACTCTGCTTTGGTACAAAAGTTCCTTGATGAGCTTGCTACAATtg agttTCCAGGATCAAAAACAGTGTCAGAAGCATCAACAAAATTTGGAGCAGCATATGTATCAGCTCCAATCTTCTTTATATTTGAGAAGGTCTCCACTTTTCTTCCCGTCGAAGAAGAGAAACCAAAGGAGGCTGCCGGAGAGGAAACAACCACCACAGAAAAGGAGATTGTAGTTGAGAAGCCAGCAGAAGCTCCAGTTTCAGTGGAAGCAACACCGGCTGAGCCACCTGCCAAAGCGGCGGAGGAAGCTGTTGTACCGCCGCCACCTGCTACCAAAGTGGAGGAAGCTGCAGAACCTCCAAAGGCTTGA
- the LOC126672655 gene encoding uncharacterized protein LOC126672655, with the protein MSSRSSGYNVHEDVFLCQVYMEISQDVITGMYQSSDTFWSRVWSKYNKEKNNGWEERTQRSVQARIQTIEKEVRKLNWCIKQIENMNPSRASNEDILQRAKMLLTQDPLFIKGFKFDHAWHTIKGKDSPRQVHRLPRFNNISSESEYSPSESQIPKSPEESPFSDNLEDHNIGGSSRPIGVKKS; encoded by the exons ATGTCTAGTCGATCCTCTGGTTATAATGTTCATGAGGATGTGTTTTTGTGTCAAGTTTATATGGAAATATCTCAAGATGTAATTACGGGTATGTACCAATCTTCAGATACTTTTTGGTCTCGAGTGTGGAGCAAATacaacaaagaaaaaaataacgGTTGGGAGGAGCGTACCCAACGCTCGGTTCAAGCTCGAATTCAAACTATTGAAAAAGAAGTTCGAAAATTGAATTGGTGCATCAAACAAATTGAGAATATGAATCCAAGTCGAGCATCGAATGAAGATATT TTGCAGCGAGCGAAAATGCTATTAACACAAGACCCGCTATTTATAAAAGGTTTCAAATTTGATCATGCGTGGCATACTATAAAGGGAAAAG ATAGTCCAAGACAAGTTCATCGATTACCACGTTTCAACAATATTTCATCCGAGTCCGAATATTCTCCTTCTGAATCTCAAATACCGAAATCTCCCGAGGAGTCACCATTTTCTGATAATTTAGAAGATCATAACATTGGTGGTTCTTCACGGCCCATTGGAGTCAAAAAAAGctaa
- the LOC126672654 gene encoding uncharacterized protein LOC126672654 produces MTSLDFQVIYVKQRIDALGRRGLSTLQKVTAVFRMLAYDLPADATDEYVKIGESTAIESMKRFCRAIVEIFSNKYLRSPNASDIARLLHIGEQRGLPGMLGISPPANYVINGKEYNMGYYLADSTYPKWSTIVQTIHEPRTPKNKYFSIKQEACRKDIERAFVVLQARFAIIVGPARFWKKDVLHDIMTSCIIMHNMIIEDEHNLNATITNSMKGEIPQVEMVLNDDARFEEFLARHRQIKNKNAHLALRNDLIDHLWEKYTNAEA; encoded by the exons ATGACAAGTCTCGATTTTCAAG TTATTTATGTCAAACAACGTATTGATGCTCTTGGTAGACGTGGTTTATCAACTTTGCAAAAAGTAACAGCTGTATTTCGGATGCTAGCATATGATCTACCTGCAGATGCAACTGACGAATATGTGAAAATAGGCGAGTCAACGGCAATTGAAAGTATGAAACGTTTTTGTCGTGCTATTGTGGAGATTTTTTCTAACAAATATCTGAGATCACCAAATGCTAGTGACATTGCTCGGTTACTCCATATTGGTGAACAACGTGGTTTACCTGGAATGCTGG GTATTTCTCCTCCAGCTAATTATGTTATTAATGGAAAAGAATATAATATGGGTTATTACCTAGCTGATTCTACATACCCAAAATGGTCTACTATTGTACAAACTATTCATGAACCACGTACTccgaaaaataaatatttttccataAAGCAAGAAGCGTGTAGAAAAGATATTGAGCGAGCATTTGTAGTTCTACAAGCACGATTTGCAATTATTGTAGGACCGGCCCGTTTTTGGAAAAAAGATGTATTGCATGATATAATGACATCTTGCATAATAATGCACAATATGATAATCGAGGATGAACACAATTTAAATGCAACAATAACAAATTCAATGAAAGGAGAAATACCGCAAGTTGAAATGGTATTAAATGATGATGCTCGATTTGAAGAATTTCTTGCTCGCCACAGacaaatcaagaacaaaaatgCACACCTTGCACTTCGTAATGACTTGATTGATCATTTATGGGAAAAATATACTAATGCGGAGGCATGA